In Fundulus heteroclitus isolate FHET01 unplaced genomic scaffold, MU-UCD_Fhet_4.1 scaffold_154, whole genome shotgun sequence, a single window of DNA contains:
- the LOC118558744 gene encoding protein asteroid homolog 1-like translates to MGVRKMNNLVKHSEALERFVFSNSWVIIDGPNLYYSLYFNSDPKLDQQHGGDYSAFRELVLSFFNNLKKCKITPLVVLDGGSEPGKEDTIKNRMQDKIQKAKTISESKAQSWDNILPPLVKDIFIQILQEEKIEMEQCLGEADQTVVRYANEKKCPVLSNDSDFYIFDVPEGFLLINEFQWRKVEEGGIPAQRYKISAFCERFNVDRNHMAVFAAISGNDYSRLEDKEEFIKRYPEPQQPGTQQPKSQQPVVRQRAILRFLGDLRGKTNEEAVRAALQLVGKTSEEDIRPFLESTLKYNVDQDPPRPDLPAWVITAVQEGSLTSFVTSVVTYRSMTLTPLVEDFSKPSSYAASLRLRQFFYGLLIGKQPCREYDRKWTDMNDQVVTPELPDWTAEDLQKLELAHLNEAPEDLRRRVLYEALRYSTSDTENVPDRLKLPLCVTRFWFQYRQQNHPEALNESCLQALLLGFVYGEDGADPSFKATMDGLLPGNQPGSRLKLGVAHAFSQWQNCMRQSLHLNQLLRFPLPEPPCYRLYCGPLLHQLQKVLEGNTNMFSELRNLLDEKHSALLETSLRITGSQLAGAGPPGRAKEWQTEEKEKEAKSP, encoded by the exons ATGGGTGTTAGGAAGATGAACAACTTGGTTAAACATTCAGAGGCTTTGGAACGTTTTGTGTTCAGCAACAGCTGGGTCATCATCGATGGTCCGAACCTCTACTATTCTCTGTATTTTAACTCTGACCCAAAGCTGGACCAGCAACATGGAGGAGATTACTCTGCGTTCAGAGAGCTGGTCTTGAGCTTCTTCAACAACCTGAAGAAGTGTAAGATAACACCGCTGGTGGTTCTGGATGGAGGCTCAGAACCTGGGAAGGAAGACACCATCAAAAATCGAATGCAAGATAAaattcaaaaagcaaaaacaatttcTGAGTCTAAGGCCCAAAGCTGGGACAACATCTTACCTCCTCTGGTCAAAGACATCTTCATCCAGATCCTTCAGGAGGAGAAGATAGAGATGGAGCAGTGCCTCGGAGAGGCAGACCAGACAGTTGTTCGCTACGCCAATGAGAAGAAATGTCCGGTTCTGTCCAATGACTCTGATTTCTACATCTTTGATGTGCCGGAAGGcttccttttaattaatgaatttCAGTGGAGGAAAGTCGAGGAAGGAGGCATTCCTGCCCAACGCTACAAGATCTCAGCCTTCTGTGAGCGTTTTAATGTTGACCGTAACCACATGGCTGTCTTTGCTGCAATATCAGGAAATGATTACTCACGGTTAGAGGACAAGGAAGAGTTTATTAAACGATATCCTGAACCCCAGCAGCCTGGAACCCAGCAGCCTAAATCACAGCAGCCTGTAGTTCGTCAGCGAGCCATCCTCCGTTTTCTAGGAGATCTCAGGGGGAAGACAAATGAGGAGGCTGTGAGAGCAGCTCTACAGCTGGTTGGTAAAACCAGTGAGGAGGACATCAGACCTTTCCTGGAGTCAACTCTAAAATACAACGTGGACCAGGATCCACCTCGTCCCGATCTGCCAGCATGGGTCATCACTGCAGTTCAAGAAGGAAGTCTGACCTCCTTCGTCACCTCCGTGGTGACCTACAGGTCGATGACGTTGACTCCACTGGTGGAGGACTTTTCTAAGCCCAGCAGCTATGCAGCTTCTCTCCGTCTCCGACAGTTCTTCTACGGACTGTTGATAGGAAAGCAGCCATGCAGGGAATATGACAGGAAGTGGACCGATATGAATGATCAAGTAGTCACTCCTGAGTTACCAGATTGGACAGCCGAGGACCTGCAGAAGCTGGAGCTGGCACATCTGAACGag GCTCCTGAGGATCTGCGTCGACGCGTCTTGTATGAAGCTCTGAGATATTCCACCTCAGACACCGAAAACGTTCCAGACCGCCTGAAACTGCCGCTCTGTGTGACCCGGTTCTGGTTTCAGTACCGCCAACAGAACCACCCAGAGGCATTAAACGAGTCCTGTCTCCAGGCGCTGCTCCTGGGGTTTGTGTATGGAGAAGATGGTGCAG ACCCGAGCTTCAAGGCCACGATGGATGGTCTGCTGCCTGGAAACCAGCCTGGAAGCCGCCTGAAGCTCGGTGTTGCTCATGCATTCAGCCAGTGGCAGAACTGCATGAGGCAGAGCCTCCACCTGAACCAGCTGCTGAGGTTCCCTCTGCCAGAACCTCCGTGTTACCG GCTCTACTGTGGACCTCTGCTCCACCAGCTGCAGAAGGTTCTGGAGGGAAACACCAACATGTTCTCAGAGCTGAGGAACCTGCTGGATGAGAAACACAGTGCTCTCCTGGAGACCTCACTGAGGATTACGGGTTCTCAGTTAGCTGGAGCCGGGCCCCCAGGTAGAGCCAAAGAATGGcaaacagaggaaaaagaaaaagaagcaaaaagccCCTGA